A single window of Halobacillus naozhouensis DNA harbors:
- a CDS encoding AraC family transcriptional regulator produces the protein MYDHTGNKRSAIISLYESKHNENDRVKSHHHRTHQILYTLEGKGKCTLDEHPYQIARDSFIIIPPLTEHSIAAESKMTVLVLEFDATVLGDDIQQQLVESVFQKAWVQKLNMFDSSELRQLLRKMLYEQSHGDRLWKMGLKLYMAELLFTIARSPQDTPQTDMNTLRVEQLRHYIDTRYFDIKNAEDIANRMGMSKRYMQSIFNDYYDSTPMQYLTEVRLGLVKQLLVETEKDIVSICFEVGFESLSTFYRLFKRHIGVPPNMYRTTQRGK, from the coding sequence GTGTATGACCACACAGGAAATAAACGTTCTGCTATCATCTCTCTTTATGAAAGTAAACACAATGAAAATGATAGAGTGAAGTCACATCATCATAGGACTCATCAAATTTTGTACACATTGGAGGGAAAAGGGAAATGTACGCTGGATGAGCATCCATATCAAATTGCACGAGACAGTTTTATTATTATCCCCCCTTTGACCGAACATTCAATAGCCGCAGAGTCAAAAATGACTGTCTTAGTGCTTGAGTTTGACGCAACAGTGTTGGGTGATGATATTCAGCAACAATTAGTTGAGTCAGTTTTCCAAAAGGCATGGGTACAAAAACTCAATATGTTTGATAGCAGTGAGCTTCGCCAACTTCTTCGGAAGATGTTATATGAACAGTCCCACGGTGATCGCCTTTGGAAAATGGGGTTAAAGTTATATATGGCAGAACTGCTTTTCACCATAGCACGATCTCCTCAGGATACGCCTCAAACGGATATGAATACCTTACGAGTAGAACAGTTACGTCATTATATCGATACACGTTATTTTGATATCAAAAATGCAGAGGATATTGCGAATCGAATGGGTATGAGTAAACGTTATATGCAAAGTATTTTTAACGACTATTATGATAGTACGCCAATGCAATATTTGACAGAGGTTCGTCTAGGCTTAGTGAAGCAATTACTAGTAGAAACAGAAAAAGATATTGTCTCCATATGTTTTGAAGTTGGCTTTGAATCCCTTTCAACTTTTTATCGCTTATTTAAAAGACACATAGGTGTCCCCCCCAATATGTACCGTACCACGCAAAGAGGTAAATGA
- a CDS encoding DeoR/GlpR family DNA-binding transcription regulator yields the protein MLVAERQQKIVELVNERKSIRVTELSQAFSVTEETIRRDLEKLEREKKLSRSHGGAISVNSSDSLEIPYAEREVTNVEEKKEIALEAVKQVHEGDKVILDASTTAWYMAKALPDIQITVLTNSIKVAMELSSKKQVTVISTGGVLLPKSLSYVGPLAEASLDTYHVNKAFISCKGVHLERGISESNEQQARIKKKMIDSADVVFIMIDSSKFGVQAFSKLYDLEVVDHIITDQKMDSRIVQQLHDKSLNLIRV from the coding sequence ATGCTCGTTGCTGAGAGACAACAAAAAATTGTTGAACTTGTAAATGAACGAAAAAGTATTCGTGTTACGGAATTAAGTCAGGCCTTTTCCGTTACAGAAGAAACCATTCGCAGAGATTTAGAGAAATTGGAAAGAGAGAAAAAGCTATCTAGAAGTCATGGTGGTGCAATAAGTGTTAATTCTTCGGACTCTCTTGAGATCCCATATGCTGAAAGGGAAGTAACTAATGTAGAGGAGAAAAAAGAAATAGCTCTCGAGGCAGTCAAGCAAGTCCATGAAGGAGATAAAGTTATTTTAGATGCTAGTACTACGGCTTGGTATATGGCTAAAGCATTACCAGATATACAGATAACTGTATTGACCAATTCGATAAAAGTAGCCATGGAATTGAGTTCTAAAAAACAAGTCACTGTGATCTCAACGGGTGGTGTCTTGTTACCCAAATCGTTGTCCTATGTTGGTCCTTTAGCTGAAGCATCATTAGACACCTATCATGTAAATAAAGCATTTATCTCATGCAAAGGGGTTCATTTAGAACGGGGTATTAGTGAATCAAATGAACAGCAGGCTCGAATTAAGAAAAAAATGATTGATAGTGCTGATGTGGTTTTCATTATGATTGATTCTAGTAAATTTGGTGTACAAGCCTTTTCAAAACTTTATGATTTGGAAGTTGTAGACCATATTATTACGGATCAAAAAATGGATAGCCGTATTGTTCAACAACTACACGATAAATCATTAAATTTAATAAGAGTTTAA
- a CDS encoding bifunctional aldolase/short-chain dehydrogenase: protein MVQNRWNDSESSLEDGLDELVYRSNLLGKDRSVANWGGGNTSAKSTETDFRGHEIEVMWVKGSGSDLATMKSKNFTGLRMDHIKPLMERDDMTDEEMVDYLAHCMIDAKHPRSSIETLLHAFLPYKHVDHTHPDAIISIACADNGQEIAKEIYGDRFVWVPYIRPGFKLSKMIAEGVQNNPNAELVIMEKHGLVTWGETSKESYHKTISIIQEAEDYIETKAEGKQLFGGRKYNSLTQEERDEILSRVLSVIRGQVSEEKKMIVTNDDHENILSFVNSKDAKELSQVGAACPDHLVHTKRVPLYVEWDPASKDVDRLIESVKEGINAFKEEYVAYFNRNKSEGDQMVEAVPRVLLIPGIGMINTGKSWSAANVSQSLFHRAVSVMRGATILGNFVSLNEAESFAIEYWPLELYKLSLAPPEAEFSRHVAFVTGGAGGIGSATCYRLLTEGAHVVVADINHEGAEQLASEMNERFDENRVLAVKMDVTKEEEVSAALQTAVLKYGGLDIIVNNAGLASSSPFEETTIDKWNVNMNVLVTGYFLVAREAFKLMKDQAIGGSMVFVGSKNSIYAGKNAAAYSTAKAAEVHLARTIAADGGQYGIRVNSVLPDAVIRGSKIWDSEWKEERASSYGIEADQLEEHYRKRTLLNENILPQDIAESIAFLASTKAAKTTGCMVTVDGGVAAAFTR, encoded by the coding sequence TTGGTACAAAATCGATGGAACGATAGTGAATCAAGCCTTGAAGATGGTTTAGATGAGTTAGTATATCGATCAAATTTATTAGGGAAAGACAGGTCAGTGGCCAATTGGGGTGGTGGAAATACTTCTGCAAAATCCACAGAAACGGACTTTCGGGGTCATGAAATTGAGGTAATGTGGGTAAAAGGAAGCGGTTCAGACTTAGCTACAATGAAAAGTAAGAACTTTACCGGGTTAAGAATGGATCACATTAAACCGTTAATGGAAAGAGATGATATGACAGACGAAGAAATGGTTGACTATTTAGCTCATTGTATGATTGATGCTAAACATCCACGTTCTTCTATAGAAACACTTCTGCATGCGTTTCTACCTTACAAACATGTCGATCATACCCATCCAGATGCAATTATCAGTATTGCATGTGCAGACAATGGGCAAGAGATTGCAAAGGAGATTTATGGTGATCGTTTTGTATGGGTGCCATACATACGTCCAGGATTCAAGCTATCAAAGATGATTGCTGAAGGTGTCCAAAACAATCCAAATGCCGAACTAGTTATCATGGAGAAACATGGTCTTGTTACCTGGGGGGAAACGTCTAAAGAAAGTTATCATAAAACCATTTCCATCATTCAAGAAGCTGAGGATTATATAGAAACTAAAGCAGAAGGAAAACAACTCTTTGGGGGGAGAAAATATAACTCATTGACTCAGGAGGAGAGAGACGAAATACTGAGTCGTGTGCTTTCTGTTATAAGAGGTCAAGTTAGCGAAGAGAAGAAGATGATCGTTACGAATGATGATCATGAAAATATACTTTCTTTTGTAAATAGTAAAGACGCTAAGGAGCTGTCACAAGTTGGAGCAGCGTGTCCTGATCACTTAGTACATACAAAAAGAGTACCGTTGTATGTGGAGTGGGATCCAGCCAGCAAGGATGTGGACCGTTTAATTGAAAGTGTTAAAGAAGGAATTAATGCCTTTAAGGAGGAGTACGTTGCTTACTTTAACCGGAACAAATCTGAAGGAGATCAAATGGTTGAAGCAGTTCCTCGTGTTTTATTAATTCCTGGTATTGGTATGATTAATACAGGAAAAAGTTGGAGTGCGGCAAATGTAAGTCAATCTTTATTTCATAGGGCAGTATCTGTAATGAGAGGTGCCACTATCCTTGGTAACTTTGTATCGTTAAATGAAGCAGAGTCGTTTGCAATTGAATATTGGCCGTTAGAACTTTACAAGTTAAGCTTAGCTCCACCGGAAGCAGAGTTTTCACGTCATGTAGCATTTGTAACGGGCGGTGCTGGTGGAATAGGTAGTGCAACTTGTTATCGTCTGCTAACGGAAGGTGCGCACGTTGTCGTAGCTGATATTAATCACGAAGGAGCAGAACAGCTTGCTTCTGAAATGAATGAGCGTTTCGATGAAAATCGAGTCCTCGCAGTCAAGATGGATGTGACTAAGGAAGAGGAAGTCAGTGCTGCTCTCCAAACAGCTGTCTTAAAATATGGTGGTTTAGATATTATTGTGAATAACGCTGGATTAGCAAGTTCAAGCCCGTTTGAAGAAACCACCATTGATAAATGGAATGTAAATATGAATGTATTAGTGACTGGTTACTTCCTTGTCGCAAGAGAAGCATTTAAGTTGATGAAGGATCAAGCTATTGGTGGTAGTATGGTATTTGTTGGATCTAAAAATTCAATCTATGCAGGAAAAAATGCTGCAGCTTACAGTACTGCAAAGGCAGCAGAAGTACACCTTGCCAGAACAATTGCTGCTGATGGTGGCCAATATGGTATTCGTGTAAACTCAGTACTGCCTGATGCTGTGATTCGCGGATCAAAAATTTGGGATTCTGAGTGGAAGGAAGAAAGGGCATCATCTTACGGCATTGAGGCGGATCAATTAGAAGAGCATTATCGTAAAAGAACTCTATTAAATGAAAATATCCTGCCACAAGATATTGCTGAATCGATTGCTTTCCTAGCCTCTACTAAAGCAGCCAAAACAACAGGCTGTATGGTAACTGTTGATGGGGGAGTAGCAGCAGCGTTTACTAGATAA